The Salvia miltiorrhiza cultivar Shanhuang (shh) chromosome 2, IMPLAD_Smil_shh, whole genome shotgun sequence DNA window CAGGCGGAGGGGTTCTCGAGGCTGTGCTGCCCCGGCGTCGCCAGGGAGAGGCCGACGAAGACGGCGATGGTGAAGAGGGAGTTCACGTTCACCAGGCCGTCCAGGGCGGTCACGTGGACGCTCGTGGTGGCGGCCGCCGCCCCGCCGCCGGAGCGCGGCGGGGAGTAGGGTTTCGGGTAGTCGTCATCTGCAGAGCTGCGAAGAAATTCGAATTGAGCGAGGAAAGTCAGGAATAATGATGGGGAGattcaagagagagagagagagagttcttACGCCGACATTATTGAGGGTTGCGGAGGCGGCCGGAAAATTTGGGGGTTGGATTTTTTTCAGGTGGAATTTGTCGGTGAAGCTGCGGAGGAGTGTTGCTTGGAGAGGTTGTACATTACGGCGAAGGTACAACTTATATTTTCCTGGAGTAAAGCTTTTGCTTTTTTAGACTTCGAATTCTTGACTTGTCGGAATGTGATTTATTTCAACTAGATTCCTTTCTCTTTCTTCCCCCCTTTAATTTTGTAACGTGTTCTTTTCTATCTTctttatataatactccctccgtccacgaaaaacatgccactttgctttcggcacgggttttaagaaaatgtgagtaaagttggtagtggagtaagggtcccactttaaatgtgagtggagttgtgtggaccctactactaaaaatggaagtggcatattttttgtggacggacgaaaaaggaaattgtggcatatttttggtggacggagggagtacaaaaacTAAATTTGACTAATGGCATTCTAGAGTTTTAAGTATTTTGAAATCTATTTATAtttctttacttttattttttcaccGATCACATTTATTATCtcatattgatttttaatcaaacttCATCTTGATTAAAGCATGTATAAATACTTATGTGTAATATTTCatcttacatatatatatatatatatatatatatatatatatatatttatagcaCCAATTTAATTTGGACACTTAATTTTAGTTAgccaaataaataattatatttttattaaaaattaatttaatttatctaatattactTTGGTCAATAATTACATTCATTGAATAATGTGAGTCTATATactaaaataatgaattaataaattatatttttcttatgttatttatatttattaattctataattCAACCGAACTACAATAGTTTAGCAAATGTAAAATCATTAGACTTCACAAAttgaaaatctaaataaaatgatacaaTTTGAATGTCACGTCAATTTTTGTcattctattaaaatataacagtATATATTAATTTACGTGAAGCAAATCATTTTTTGTAAgcatattaaaatttaaaaatacatagtaaatcaattaaaattaagatgatgattattctataaaattaaactatgaaGATGTGCGTAggttttgaatttataatttgtgtGTATAGTTTAAATCCGAATAGTGAAAACTGTTGCTATTTTGATGTCAAGGGTTCGattaatacatttttttatataaaatagtgACAACGACAACTTAAACGAATTTGGATCATTATCAAGACCGATTACTAATTATTAtagtaatttatattaataaatttgaaCGAGTTTGAACAATTTATGATATTAGTTATATAAATTTAGGATGGCCACAAGTAGTAAAATCATCTTTAAACTGAATTTTGGATAGATGCGACTAGATATAAGTTCTAAATGGGTGCAACAATTAATCAATAAGCCTATATGGAATTTTTACcattttttaatgttcttatttataagtttattagtataaactagcatttgcaccccgtgtAATGCACACAaaacgtttttatatttatattatttatataaaactgATACCATATTTGtgctttagttttattttatgaatattaactagggtttattccatctaattagagtatataattattttttatcatttaatttcacttttattagctaataataggttgataaattaaaagttgTGGTATACTCCCACCATCCCATAAGAAAGTATTACAATTTTCATTTCCGTTTATCTCATAACAAAGTATATCAAACTTCTATTTCGAGACATGACCTTACTTTCTATTTTTAACCATGACCACTCATTTCTACTCAAACATTATCTaccaatttttttcttaaaacccgtatcATCCTCAAGTGATACTCTCTTAGAGAATCCACAAAGTTGGGGGCCGTGCCGCCTCGACGCGGCACGCCACGAACGCCCGCGCGCTGGCGTGCCCCCGGCTTGTGTTGGGTAGAATGTGTGTGTGTCGTGCCGGCTCGGTAGGAGTAAAAAGGTGATCGCATGTATTCAAtgcgtgaaaaaaaaaaaaaaaaaaaagaagatagaaATTGGCCTTTGTCGCTgcaggagaaagagagaggagagagggagcaATTGCAGGAGAAAAATGgaggaaaaagaagaagtaaAAGAAAAGGAGGAAACCATGTGGGGCGGCGGGGGGTTTTGGTAggtttaactttttatttttgtttttgattttgattttttttttgaaaacctaattttttaattattatgttttttacttaatttttaattattaagatgtgtttaattttaaaaatctaaatttattttaattaatgtaatattggaattttattttaatgaaatattggattttaattttgaagaataaaaattaaataaaatgaaaatggaaaTTATAGTGCCTCTTTATAGAGTCAATGCACTTAAGATGAGAGGTGCTGTGGTGAGGAACATCTTATAGCACTTCTTTATAGCGTCTCTCTATTGTGAATGCTCTTATAGAATGAAAtgagtataatttttaaaaattttaaatttttgaaataaaagtgaattataattcataatatcataataaattttattcttattaatattaatattaaaataataattataagaaTGGGACAATAGATATAAAATTGTGGTACAAGAATCTTATTCCCATGACTTTAACTTGCAACAAGCCGACCGGGGGCAATTTTGGGCCCTGTGAATTTGCCCCCAAAACACAAAAGACTAAGGAGCATCGAATGTATACGTAATACTATGTTGAATGAGAGGTTTATAACTCATTCAATAAGGTTTGTACCTTTGATTTGGGCCTATATTTTCTTAACATTGTGTTGGGTTTCTTTTTATGTAACATTCATCAATTTTTGTTCAAAATTGGTCCTTTTCACTTAGGCCTCTTTATATGTTTTCATTTTATAGCTAATTGTCCACCTTTTTCATTCATCTCTTCGAGACCTTCTGAAAAAATAGAGTGAGAATGAGTAGAGATGGCAATGAATATTGGATTCAGCCCAACGTCCGTGAATTCAAATCCATTTTTCACCGTCGGGATCTCAATTTTTTAGACCCGATGAATCTGGATCTGGATTTCAATTTTAAAAGCGGATCtgaatctggatctggatcttaaaattttagatccggatccgacctgtggatccgttttatttaatatatatttttatattttatatttattttaataataatattaaatatattaaaaattaaaaacaataaacAAATTATATTCAAAACTCAAAATCATATGgtaattaatattattgatATGGTAATTAATTCACATATGTTTTAAACTTCTATTATTGAAATGAGTTTGTTTTGCTCTAAATATTTCTTTCTTGGTTTTTTTAGGATGTCGATGATGTTGAAAGTACCATGGATAATGGAGATATTTTTTCTTAGGAAATGTAATGTAATTTGATTTTGGAAGACTTGTTCTCATAGACTTTAGCATTAagatttgtttattttgaatttttgatgacTTATTTTTCTATGTTGAGACTTTGTAGTGCATGAATGTGTTTTGtgcaatattttttatgatggaaactagatgttgttgattgtgtgacttttttttaatttaatttaaaaacagtagatccatggatctagacccgtggatctgacggatctggatctgagtCCCAAGTTTTCAGATCTGTTGGATCCGGGGCAGATCTGGATCTGATAAATTCaaatggatctggatccggTATTGATGAGATCCGATTCAAATTCggtccattgccatccctaagaATGAGGTGAAAAATTAGAGTGAGAATGAGGCAGAATCACGCTACCATAATTTTGGGAAGAATTATCTCTGGTTCTTCATTCAATTAATCCACTTTCCCCATTGCTTCGTTTCTTGTCAAACCCAGATTCAATTTTGATAATCTCAGCCACCAAATTAGATGTTTTTGCATCTATCCCAGATTTGATTTGCCATCTATACGTGAGCCCAATGATGTCGTTGCTCTATTTCGAGATATGATGACTTGAGGAGAACGGAGCCGCTTCATTCTGTAAAGCTTTTCGCGAACTGTTGAGTACTGTGGTGAAGGTGAAACAATACTCTCTTGCCATTCGTCTGTTTGATGAAATGCTTCATAGAGATGCTCCTGTAAATTAGTTAGGACTGCAAACGAGCAGAGCTGAGCCAAATACTAGCAGGCTcaagctcggctcgttagatgttcgtatatatgtaTGATGTTCAAGCttgaatttgttataaattttaaaaaaaatcttcttaattaatatgttactcgagctcgagtttgattcgtgtactaactcgattgaaggctcgactgaaggttcgtgaacaggcttGCGAACATATTCACAAACAATCaaattcgaacatgttcgcgagctcgacgagccgagcactgtcaggctcgagctaGTCTCGATAAAAAATTTGAACTCGAAATTAgactcgagctcggctcgtttattatcgaatcgagctccgaacaAGCTTTTTTCGAAttgaatctcgaatagcttgtGAGTAGCACTATTCATTTATAGCCCTAAAATTAGTACATGTTGAGTATTGTGATTGATTGCCACTGCCGACTGAAAAGGCCTAATTTTGGGTTTGcgattttaggcatttttttgaAGAGTGGGTACGAGCCTACTATTGTAACCTTTGACACTCTTATTAAAGGGTTATTGTTGGTTGGAAGGATCCCAGAGGCAGCTAAAGTGTTTTGGAAGTTGTTGGCCTACCAACTGTGCGAGCCCGATGAACATACATATAGTACTATGATTAATAGGTTCTGCAAAGCTAGAGATACTCTCGAGGCAATTGATTTGCTCTGCttattggaaaaagaaaaggtaaaCTGCAAACCCAATGTCTATGCTTACAGTGCAGTCATTGATGGTTTGTGCAAGGAAGGCAAGGTGGACGATGGTCTCCAACTCTTCTCCTCTTTGGGTGATAAGGGGATTTCAGCCAATGTTGTGACATATAATCCAATAATTGAGGGGTTGTGTAATATGAGAATAATGGATGAGGCTGAAGACATTTTGAAGAAGATGATTGCTAATGAGGTATGCCCAGATGTGTGGACGTGTAATATCTTTGTGAATTTATAGCTTTATCTTAAATGACTAGGATTTGAAATGGGAGACACTTCGATATCACTCACTCTTTGAAATGGGACTCTTCTGTTTACTGTTGCTTACATTTTTCTATTTGGTATGTTGATTATCATCTAATTTAACTGTATTTTGGCTTGGCTTTTGTTCTCCAAGTAGAATTCATTCGAGACTTAGGGCTTATATTATAAAATGTATAGTTCcataattcattaatttgaCATGTTGAATTTAACAAGATTTAAAATACTGCAGAATGTGACTTTGAACTCTTTAGAAAACATAGGCTTTAAGCTTTTATGCTTTTATCATTTTGGATGCATTGTTTTTTGTTGCAAATTTCTCAGGAGAGAAGAAACGGTAAGAAAAGATGATCAAAGTTTATAACACAATTTTTCTAACTCATCTTCTCTAGATGGGGTAATCATGAGAAAAGAGTGGGAAAAATGGTgaaacttatatatattttccaccGTTTTCCTCCAAAGAGGCCAATgatgataaaacaaaaaataaaacgcGAGACACCATCATCAACGAAAACCACTTAAAGGCTAAAAAAAGTGTAATACAAAACTTCATACCAATCCCTTTCTTCCATCTTATGTTCCACTATTATCAACGAAAAATACCACTTAAATCATTTTAAAAAGTTAAATACGAAATGTAACATCAATCCCCTTCATCCATCTCATGTTCCACCATCATCGAcgaaaatcacaacaaaaaataaaacacgaGACACCATCATCAACGAAAACCACTTAATCTGAGCCTAATCTCAATCAAATTGATCATCGACAGCATCAGGAACAAGCACCCCATGACCGATCAGATCGCCGACGCCATCATCCCGAATCTGAGCACCTTGAGATTGATGTGAGCCCCCAATTTCAAACCCTGCACCACCAGCGAGGGGAAGAGAAAGAAGCTGAATGACACCACCTCGAAGACCAGAGGGGTTCTCGAGGTTGTGCTGCCCCAGCGTCGTGAGGGAAAGGCCGACAAAGATGGCGAAGATGAAGAGCGAGTTCACGTTCACCGGGCCGTCCAGGGCGGTCACGTGGACGCTTGTGGTGGCGGCTGTCGGCCCTCCAACGAGCCACGCTGCAGCTACTCTAAAGCCATATTATTGGGTTTATAGGGTGAGCAAAATAACTGAAATTGAATATTCGAATCGATCCAAatccaaaatattaaaatatggttcgattTTTCGAATTTTTGGATTAGTTcggttttatttttcaaaagaatTAGATTTTTCTGATTGGTTCGGCTTGGTTATGTAAAAATCGAACAAAACTAAAAAACgaattgtatttatttaatactaatatataaatatataatatatacattttgatattaaaatatgtatttatatatatatatatatatatatatattgatattaattacttcctccgtgacgatgaagcgcagtctgttggtaagacgcttcccctccaaccaataggtcgggggttcgagtcaccctaggagctagagcgtgagtgggttttttcctttctttgattgtaacaaattttaaaaaaaaaaatacttcctccgttccactctaataggctcattttttttggcatgaaaattaagaaaacttactttttaataGGAAAGTGTAAAAAAGTGGTGTGgttcacaccaattaagtacacattttttactcaaaatggaAAATAAGCCTATTAGAgcgggacatcccaaaaaggaaaatgagcctattagactgggacggagggggtataatttaattttactttttattatttttcctattttttctttggttttcaatttttttttcggtttttcaatttggttaattcggttcggtttgattattttttaaaaatcaaatataaatttgatttgatttggttttaataaaaaatcgaACCGGAAATCATATGCTCGCTCCTAATTAAAAGGGCAAACAATAGACTATTTTATTCATTAACCTTTTAACTTTCATTGGAGAAAATTTAATCGAAATTTAATTGTTTAAAGAAATTGTAAATGAGACTAGTTATCTGAATTCTCATATCAGAAAATTTGATCGGAATTTCACAtaccccctccgtcccatgaatttTGACACGCTTAGCTttagcacgagaattaaggaattgtatattagtgttttaagggCCAGTTTAATAGCTAGTTGAGATAAAGATGGATAAATAAAACCTAGTTAAAATATTATAGATTGGATAATATTAGTAATGTATTTTAGTGTTTGATAGATCAAGATTAAAATCTTGATAACATGAATGAGTTGTTTGAtagtttaaattaaaatttagattaaataataaaattactattttaaccttatattaaattaattgaaaattttaaataaaaaaatgaaatactatTTTGTTGGGTCTTCATCTTCAACCTCCCGATTCTGCTACAAAATTTTTTTTGGTCTTCATCTCCAACCACCCCTTCCACCTAATCggcgccgcctctctctctccagcgccgCCAGCCCCACCGCCAAAAGAATTGGCACAGCACCGCCTCCCTTCCTCCAGCGCATAGCGCCACCTCCCCCCAACCCCCTTCAAAAAATTCATGTTTCCTGTCTAACGCCTCCCATCCCCAACAACCCCGCCTAATCGgcgctgcctctctctctctagaaccaACCGCCCCACAGTCAAAAGAATCGGCACAGCGCCGCCTCCACCCAACCCCTTTGAAAAATTCATGTTTCCCGTCTAACGCCTCCCATCCCCAACAACCCAAACGGCTCAGCGCCACCTACCTCCTTCCCTCCAACGCCGCCTCGCCCCTCCCTACCCCCAAATTCATGTCTCCCGTCTTCACAAGAAAACCACCATCAGTATGACGAGAATCAATTCTATCAATCAACTCCCCACAAACCAAATTCACAAAACCAATTCACAAATTTTcacgattttttttaatcaattcaCAAATATTCACAAAACCAATTCTCGATTTCTTTGTGGGCATTTTTGCGGTGGGGGTGGAGGTTTGTGGCAGCGACGACGATTCTACTTCAATTTCCAGCTAAATCCATGGCGGGTACCACCGCCTTCTCGAATTCCAACGAAGGCAGTCGGGATTCCGATAAGCAAAGCCTCACTCCTGGTACCTTACCTTCAAGATTTCTGCCGGGTTACTGGTGTAGGAGGCCATGGTTATTTTTatctttcaaaatttaatctatAACACTATTGACGTATAGAAACGGTAACTAGGGGTGGGGGAGAGTTGTATTTTCTAAGGTGAATAGTGTGTTTGGAGCGGGTTTGGCCTTTAATGCGAGCCTGGAATATTATTTGTCAAGCCTAGCAAACATAGAGAAATGGTGAGAAATATAGTGTATTTCACTTAATAACCCCTATCAAACATTGCCTAAGTGTGtaagttaataaagtataaaagtgataaagtaggagagagaaagtaataaaagtgataaaataggaaagtgaatgtaataattattaccttatttggaaatgtgtcaagattcgtgggacggcccaaaaagaaaaacgtgtcaagattcgtgggatggaggaagtattttTTAGCAAAGTTTAAGTTCAAGCACaaaaaaactatatttatatataaattcatgttCTAATTCGAGCCAAActcaaaaattaattatgaaagTCATAATCATATTTTTAGAGGAGCTAAATCTGAttacttaaaataaaattgagagATGCTTTTGGAAGATGATAACATAAATTACAAAATACTGGATGAATGCGTTTTCTTCAATACCTAAACGCGATTACTCTTTAAACGGCCGAGATTCGATCAACAACATCCAACGGCTCACCATTAATCGGAATAACCACTTCTACTTCGCCTCTCTTCCCCTAAAACTGCAAAACTCGTCTTTCACCTTTCTTCTCAGAAATCCCTATCTTTTACTTCTTCAACAGCGACCTTCCCCAATTCTTCAGATTCCAATTGAAATCCTACAAAACTATCCCAAGAATGAGGTCGAACCACGCAGCCATATTTTTCGGTAGATTTTTGTCAATTTTTTCGTCTAAATTCTCCACTTTTGCCATCGGTTCTCCACATTATCAATCATTTCTTGTACCCAGTCTTAATTTTGATAATGCCAGCTGCCAAATTAGACACTTCTTCGCCTATCCCAGATTTGATTTTGGATCTATACGTGAGCCCAATGATGCAGTCGCTCTATTTCGGGATATGATGAGAACGGAGCCGCTTCCTTCTGTTATAAATTTCAATAAACTGCTGACCAGTGTGGTCAAGCTGAAACAATACTCTGCTGCACTTCATCTGTTCGACAAAATGCTTCAAAGAGATGCTCCCGTAGATCACTACACGTTGAGTATTGCGATTGATTGCTACTGCCGACTGAAAAGACCTGATTTTGGGTTTGCGATCTTAGGCATTTTTTTCAAGCGTGGGTACGAGCCTGATGTTGTAACATTTAACACTCTCATCAAAGGCCTTCTGTTTGTTGGAAGGATCCCAGAGGCGGCTAAAGTGTTGTGGAAGCTGTCGGTCTACCAACTGTGTGAGCACAATGAACGTACGTATAGTACTATGATTAATGGGTTATGCAAAGCTGGATGTACTCTCATGGCAATTGATTTGCTCTGCTCActggaaaaagaaaagggaatcTGCAAACCCGATGTCTATGCTTATAATGCAGTCATTGATGGTTTATGCAATGATGGAAAGGTGGACCATGCTCTGCAACTCTTCTCCACTTTGGGTGATAAGGGGATTTCACCCGATGTTGTGACATATAATTCAATAATTGGGGGGTTATGCAATAGGAGAAGAATGGGCGAGGGTGAAGACATGTTAAAGAAGATGATAGCTAATGAGGTCCGCCCAGATGTTTGGACGTGTAATATCTTTGTGGATGCTTGGTGCAGAGATGGAAAGGTGGAGGAGGCTGAGCATATGTTGGTATTGATGAAGGAGATTGATGCTCAACCCAACATTGTCACATACAATGCATTGATTAACGGATATTGTATGCAAGGAAAAATGGACAATGCAAAACACATTTTCCAATTGGCAGTGAACTATGGAATTAAGCCCAATATCATAAGCTACAATAGCTTGATGAATGGGTATTGCAAAAAGGGGCAAGTCAATGAAGTTTCACATCTTTTTACCATAATTCCCTACAAAAGGTTAAAGCACAATGTGGTTTCTTATACCATAATGCTAGAGGCCTTATTTCGTGAAGGCAAATCTGAAGACGGCTTGAAGCTGTTCAAAGAGATGGAAGCTCTACATATTTCTCCTAATATAAAGACTTATAGTGTTTTGTTGGATGGTTTGTGTGGAGCTCGTCGTATTTCTGAAGCATTTTCGGTGTTGCATACCATGAAAGATAAAGGCATCGTTCCCAACATAGTTACATACAATATTCTCATTGAGGGATTGTGCAACGATAATAAAGCCAAAGAAGCAAAAGATCTGTTCAATGAGCTTCCATCTAAAGGTATGCTGCCAAATGTAGTAACATATACAATCCTTATCGGTGCACTTTGCGTAGATGGGCAGATAGAGGAGGCTAAGGATTTGATGATGCAAATGGTAAACAACGGTTGTTTGCCAGATAGTGTGACGTACAATGTTTTAGTTCAAGGTCTTCTCAAAAGGAACAAGACGGGCGATGCAATTCCACTATTGGAAGAGATGGATGCAAGGGGTTTCACACTTTACGAAACTACTTTATCAATGTGGATTGAGCATGTGGTAAGAGAAGGTAGAGATAGTGTTCTATTTGACAAGGTTAAGAACCTCGTACGAAAGGACCTCTATTCTAAATAGGTGTCATATTGTATTAGAAGTTGAAGAATTATTTTACCAGAAACTGAGTGcttatttgtttgtttaatcACTATGTTATGATGATTTTGAATGCTTGAATTTATAGCTTTATCATAAATGACTAGGATTTGAAATGGGAGACACTTTGATATCATTCACTCTTTGAATGGGACTCTTCTGTTTACTGTTGCAAACATTTTTCTATTTGGTATGTGGATTATCATCTAATTTAACTGTATTTTGGCTTGGCTTTTGTTCTCCAGGTAGAATTCATTCGAGACTTAGGGCTTATATTATAAAATGTATAGTTCcataattcattaatttgaCATGTTGAATTTAACAAGATTCAAACTACTGCAGAAGGTGACTTTGAACtctttagaaaacatatgcttTAAGCTTTTATGCATTTATCATTTTTCTATGCACGTCCCCGACAACGAGGAGCTGTCATGGGCCGAGGTGCTCACAGTGCTTGAGTGGGCATCAAAGCAGGCTGCACTGTGCCAGCTCGAGGAAGTCGAGAGGCTGCTGCTGGAGGCCAAGGGGAAGCTTGAGCTCTGTCAGTCCAAAGGCTCAAGGGGGTTTCCATTGATCATCAGGTTTGTTTCAAATTTTTGGTTATTCATCATTTCATCTTGCTTGTTTTGCCACTACTTGGATAATTCTGTTTTCATTcatatggagtatatatatcattaggtataaaaaaaaaaggaatgtcAAGAATTGGTTTTTTTATTGGACTTGTGATTCATCTGTTGTTAATTTATGGAAATTTTGATGAATGAGTCTTTCAAGTATAGTTTGGCTTCGTTGATTATCATTCAAATTATTGAGTCTCAACTTCTTCGAAGAAATTATATAGGGTGACAAATTTTTAGGCCTACCATAGATATCATTGTCTTGTCGCATATTTTGAACACTACAAATGATAAAATTATATTGTTGATAATCATGTGCGACAAGAGCATTGAGACTTTTGCTCCAAAAACGTCATTTTTGTTGGAGGAAATACCACTGGGTGCTGGAGACATAAATGACAACAAAAATATGTGGATTTTATGGAAGGTTATTTATTTAGATTCAGATGAGCTCAATAATTTGTTGATGGCGCTCTTTGCATTTCTATATATGGTAACTATGAGAATTCATTCTTGTGTATAACAAATCCCAAAATTCGCAAAGAATATGTTTCAACAGCCATGTGCAAATCAAGGATACAAATTTAGAGCTGGCAAATGGGCTAGATTGGGTCAGCTCGACCCAGTCCATCATATTATCATAGATCAAACACAACGATACATAAATGAAAACtcgataaataattattatcgaaATATTTAAACATGTTTAAAGTCTTAATAGTATC harbors:
- the LOC131007593 gene encoding putative pentatricopeptide repeat-containing protein At1g12700, mitochondrial, with protein sequence MLSIVIDCHCRLKRPNFGFAILGIFLKSGYEPTIVTFDTLIKGLLLVGRIPEAAKVFWKLLAYQLCEPDEHTYSTMINRFCKARDTLEAIDLLCLLEKEKVNCKPNVYAYSAVIDGLCKEGKVDDGLQLFSSLGDKGISANVVTYNPIIEGLCNMRIMDEAEDILKKMIANEVCPDVWTCNIFVNL
- the LOC131012565 gene encoding putative pentatricopeptide repeat-containing protein At1g12700, mitochondrial, whose product is MRSNHAAIFFGRFLSIFSSKFSTFAIGSPHYQSFLVPSLNFDNASCQIRHFFAYPRFDFGSIREPNDAVALFRDMMRTEPLPSVINFNKLLTSVVKLKQYSAALHLFDKMLQRDAPVDHYTLSIAIDCYCRLKRPDFGFAILGIFFKRGYEPDVVTFNTLIKGLLFVGRIPEAAKVLWKLSVYQLCEHNERTYSTMINGLCKAGCTLMAIDLLCSLEKEKGICKPDVYAYNAVIDGLCNDGKVDHALQLFSTLGDKGISPDVVTYNSIIGGLCNRRRMGEGEDMLKKMIANEVRPDVWTCNIFVDAWCRDGKVEEAEHMLVLMKEIDAQPNIVTYNALINGYCMQGKMDNAKHIFQLAVNYGIKPNIISYNSLMNGYCKKGQVNEVSHLFTIIPYKRLKHNVVSYTIMLEALFREGKSEDGLKLFKEMEALHISPNIKTYSVLLDGLCGARRISEAFSVLHTMKDKGIVPNIVTYNILIEGLCNDNKAKEAKDLFNELPSKGMLPNVVTYTILIGALCVDGQIEEAKDLMMQMVNNGCLPDSVTYNVLVQGLLKRNKTGDAIPLLEEMDARGFTLYETTLSMWIEHVVREGRDSVLFDKVKNLVRKDLYSK